GACGAGCAGCGGGCCCGGGTCCTGCCGTCGATGGCGAGCGGCGAGGTGATCTGGGCGCAGGCCTGGTCCGAGCCGGAATCGGGCTCGGACCTGGCGTCGCTGCGCTCAAGGGCGGTGCGCGCGGATGGCGGCTGGCTGCTGTCGGGGCACAAGACCTGGTCCTCGCGGGCCGCGTTCGCGGACCGGGCGTTCGGCATCTTCCGTACGGATCCCGGGGCCGCGAGGCCCCATCACGGACTGACGTATCTGATGTTCGACCTGTCGGCGCCCGGGGTCTCGGTCCGGCCGATCGGGCGGCTCGACGGCAGGCCCGCCTTCGCCGAGCTGTTCCTGGACGAGGTGTTCGTACCGGACGAGGACGTCATCGGGGAGCCCGGGCGGGGGTGGCGTATCGCCATGTCGGCCACGGGCAACGAGCGCGGCCTCACGCTCCGCTCCCCCGGCCGCTTCCTGGCCGCCGCGGACCGGCTGGCCGCGCTGTGGCGCGGCCACGGCGACCCCTCGGACACGGCGCTGCGGGACCGGGTGGCGGACGCGGTGATCGGGGCGCGCGCGTATCAGCTCTTCACCTGCGCCAATGCGTCGCGCTTCGCGACGGGGGCGGCCATCGGCGCGGAGTCCAGCCTGAACAAGGTGTTCTGGTCCGAGTACGACATCGCACTGCACGAGACGGCACTCGATCTGCTGGGCCCGGACGCGGAGCTGGCCGATTCCGCGTGGGCCGAAGGATACGTCTTCTCCCTCGCGGGCCCCATCTACGCCGGTACGAACGAGATCCAGCGCGACATCATCGCCGAGCGGCTGCTCGGCCTGCCGAAGGGACGGCGCTGATGCGTTTCCTGCTCGCCGACGAGCAGCGGGATTTCGCCCGCTCGCTGGACGCGATGCTGACCGCCTCGGACACTCCTGCGGTGATACGTGACTGGGCCGCCGGGAACCACGGTCCCGGCAGGGCCCTGTGGACGCGGCTGGCCCGGGCGGGGGTGTTCGCCCTCGCGGTACCGGAGGCGTACGAGGGCCTCGGGCCGCTGCCGGTGGAACTCGCGGTCGCCTTCACGGAGTTGGGGCGGCACGCGGTGCCGGGTCCGGTCGTGGAGACGGTCGCGGCCGGGATGCTGCTGGGGGACGTGGGCGGCGCGGCGGCCAAGGAGTGGCTGCCGCGGCTGGCGTCCGGGGCGGCGTCGGTGACGCTCCGGATGGACGGGTACGGGCCTTATGCGCTGGACGCGGATGCCGTGGACGCCGTGTTCGCGGTGAGCGGCGACGAGCTGTGGCTCGCGCCCGGGCCCGGCGCGCTCAGCGTGTCGTGCGACCCGGCCCGGCGGCTGTGGCGCCCCGAGCCGGGCGGGGAACTGCTCGCATCGGGGCCCCGGGTGGCGCGGGCGGCGGAGCGGGCCGGGCGGTGGGCGGCGTTCGCGACGGCCGCGCAGGCGCTCGGCACGGGTGAGGCGCTGCTGCGGGCCACGGTCGCGTACGTGAAGCAGCGCACCCAGTTCGGTGCGGCCATCGGCTCCTTCCAGGCGGTCAAGCACCGCCTCGCGGACGCGCTGACCGGGCTGGAGTTCGCGCGTCCGCTGCTGTACGGGGCGGCGCTCGCGCTCACCGGGGAGGAGGCGCCCGGCGCCGGCGCGCAGGTGGCTGCGGCCAAGGTGACGGCGGGCGAGGCGGGGTACGCGGCGGCGCGGGCGGCACTGCAGCTGCACGGGGCGGTGGGATACACGCAGGAGCTGGACCTGTCGCTGTGGCTGCGGAAGGCACGCCCCCTGCGGGATGCGTGGGGGACGCCGGGGGCCTGCCGGGCGCGGGTGCTCGCCGACGGGCCGGCCGCGCCCGCCGCCCGGCCCCCCGTGTCAGGAGGTTTCGCTCAGTGAGCCGTCGTCGTTGCCCCTTCGCAAGGTGCGCAGCGGGTGACCGGGACGCCATACCTGGATGACCAGGGTGTCGCCGCCTTCGAGACCGGTGCGTACCACCTCGGTCAGCTCCACCCGGAAGAGGTGGAAGGGTTCCGGCGGCTTCGCCTCCTCGATGAAGCGGGCCAGCACGGCGGGGTCGGTCACCTCCACCGCGCGGCCGGAGATCCGGACGTCCCCGTCGGCCATCTCGGCGTCCGGTCCGGGGTTGGCCTGCACCGCGAACCGCGGATCGCGCAGCAGATCCAGCGCCTTGCGCGAGTTCGGCATCATGCCGAGGAACGGCTCACCCAGCCGGAAATCCACTTCGAGGCCGGTCACGCGCGGCGACCCGTCGTTGCGCAGGGTCGCCAGGACGTGGTGCTTGTACTGCTGGAAGCGGGTCCGGACGGTGTCGGCGAAGGCCGGCTCCGCCGAATGGAACTCTTCCCAGGAACTCGATGTCATGAGTCCAGGAAAGCCTGGAAACCCGACATCTTCTGTCCGGATTTCGGGATCTCCGGGTATCCGGTTTCCCGGGTACCCGGCTCAGCCACTCGGGCCCGACAGGGTCACCACCAGTGCCCACCCCTGAGTCCGGAGCACCCTCGGCGATTCTCCCTCCACCAACAGCGCGTCGTAGCGGTCCAGTCCGATGTCCTGGCCGTCGATCACCGCACCGTCCTCCAGCGCGATGGCCAGCACCGCCCCGCCCCGGGGCGCCGAAAGCCGGACCGTGCCGCGTACCACCGCGACCTGCGCGCTCGTACGCTCCCTGCGGTACATCACATTGACGTTCACGACCGGGCCGCCGAGCAGCCGGCCCTCCGTCTCCAGGTCACCGGGGAAGTCGTGCGGCCAGTACTGCTCGTCGACGATGTGGTGCTCGCCGCCCACCACGAGGTCCATCCCGGCGCCCTCGACCACGGTCAGCGTGCGCTCGACCCCGGGGAACGACGAGAAGGGCCCGTCCCGGGACACATCGGCAAGGCTGACCCGCCAGTCGAAGCCGTCCAGCGGCGCGCCCTCGGGGGACGCCGCGATCTCGCGGGTGACTCCCCCGCCGTTCTTCCAGGGCGTGGCCGTGCGGTCGGCCGCCCGCAGGACGACGAGCGCGGGGGCGCTCTCCTCGATCTTGCGGGGGCCGATCGCCGGACCCTCTGCGGCGGCGGACGAGCCGGCCATGCGGATTCTCCGATCCTCGACGTCCCGGAGCCCCGAGCGTAGGCCACCCGGGTCCGCCCCGGGCGGGCGGCGTTCGCTATCTTGATCTGCTGCCGTCCCCACCGGCCGCTCGTGTCCCGCCCACCCGTGAAGGAGCCTGCCGTGGACGCCGCGGTCACCACCTGTTACCGCCATCCGTCGTACGAGACGTATGTGAGCTGCACCCGTTGCGAACGCTTCATCTGCCCCGACTGCATGCGCGAGGCCGCTGTCGGTCACCACTGCGTGGAGTGCGTGAAGGAGGGGCAGCGCTCCATCCGGCAGGCGCGGACGGTGTTCGGCGGTGCGGTGCCGAGGTCCGCGGTGCCGCTCGTCACGTATGTGCTGATGGGCCTCAACATCCTGGCGTACCTGGGCGAGTTGGTCCGTCCCGGGATCGTCGACCGGTTCGAGATGCTCGGCGCCGGGCTGAACGGCCCGGACGGGGCCCGGTACGTCTACGAGCCCGGATCCTTCCCCGGCTTCGATGCGGTCGGTGTGGTGGACGGCGAGTGGTACCGGCTGCTGACCGGGGCCTTCCTGCATCTCCCGCCGGACGAGTCGTCCTTCGGCTCGGTGCCGTTCGGGGTGCTGCACATCCTCGTCAACATGTACGCGCTGTGGAATCTGGGCCGGGTCGTCGAGGAGCAGCTGGGCCGGGCGCGCTATCTCGCGCTGTATCTGCTGTCCGCGCTGGGCGGTTCGGTCCTGGTGTATCTGATCGCGCCGTCCGCCGGCACGGTGGGTGCCTCCGGGGCGGTCTTCGGTCTCGGTGCGGCGTTCTACGTCATCAACCGGCGCCTGGGCCGCGACATGCAGGCGGTGAACCGGTTCATGGCCGGGTTCCTGATCTGGATGCTGGTCTCGGCCGGATTCACCTCGTGGCAGGGGCACCTGGGCGGGCTGCTGACGGGTGGCATCGTCATGGTGGCGTACGCGTACGCCCCGGCGAAGCGCCGTACGGCGGTCCAGGCCGCCGCGTGTGTGGTGCTGCTCGCCGTACTGGTGCTGCTGGTTGTGCTGAAGACGTCCGCGCTGTCGGGCTGAGTCCCGACCGCCCCTTCGACCGGTCCCGGAACGCGCCACGGCGCCTGCCGAGATCGTCCGGTCGGGGACGGGCAGGCGCCGCGTTCAGTTCCGTACGCCTTTGTACGGGACGTCTTGTGTGCCGTTGATCAGACCGTCAGGGAACGGTCCGTCGGACGGATCGGGGCCGGCAGGGCGCTGGCTCCGGTCAGGAAGCGGTCCACACCGCGCGCCGCGGAGCGGCCCTCGGCGATGGCCCACACGATGAGGGACTGGCCGCGGCCCGCGTCACCGGCGACGAAGACTCCGTCGACATTGGTGGCGTAGTCCGCGTCGCGCGCGACATTGCCGCGGCCGTCGAGCTCCAGGCCGAACTGCTGGACGAGGCCGTTGGCCTGGTCGGTGCCCGTGAAGCCCATGGCCAGGGTGACCAGCTGCGCGGGGATCGTCCGCTCGGTGCCGGGCTTCTGCTCCAGCTTGCCGTCCTTGAACTCCACCTCGACGAGGTGCAGCGCCTGGACGTTGCCGTCCTCGTCGCCCTCGAAGTGAGTGGTGGAGACGGAGTAGACCCGCTCGCCGCCCTCCTCGTGCGCGGAGGTGACCTTGTAGAGCATCGGGAAGGTCGGCCAGGGCTGGTTGGCGTTACGGTCCTCGCCCGGCCGCGGCATGATCTCCAGCTGGGTGACGGAGAGCGCGCCCTGGCGGTGGGCGGTGCCGACGCAGTCGGCGCCGGTGTCGCCGCCGCCGATGACGACGACGTGCTTGCCCTCGGCGGTGATCGGGGAGACCGTCAGGTCGCCCTCCTGCACCTTGTTGGCGAGCGGCAGGTACTCCATGGCGAAGTGCACGCCGTTCAGCTCGCGGCCCGGGACGGGCAGGTCGCGCGAGACGGTGGCACCGGCGGCGATGACGACCGCGTCGTACCGGCGGCGGAGCTTGGCGGCGTCGATGTCCTTGCCGATCTCCACCTCCGTACGGAACTTGGTGCCTTCCGCGCGCATCTGCTCGATGCGGCGGTTGATGTGCGACTTCTCCATCTTGAACTCGGGGATGCCGTACCGGAGAAGTCCTCCGATGCGGTCCGCGCGCTCGAAGACGGCGACCGTGTGGCCGGCCCGGGTCAGCTGCTGGGCGGCGGCGAGACCGGCCGGGCCCGAGCCGATGACGGCGACGGTCTTGCCGGAGAGCCGCTCGGGCGGCTGCGGGGTGACGTCGCCGCTGTCCCACGCCTTGTCGATGATGGAGACTTCGACGTTCTTGATGGTGACGGCCGGCTGGTTGATGCCGAGGACGCACGCCGACTCGCACGGAGCGGGGCACAGCCGGCCCGTGAACTCCGGGAAGTTGTTCGTGGCGTGCAGGCGCTCGGACGCGGCCGTCCAGTCCTCGCGGTAGGCGTAGTCGTTCCACTCGGGAATGAGGTTTCCGAGCGGACAGCCGTTGTGGCAGAACGGGATGCCGCAGTCCATGCAGCGGCCGGCCTGCTTGCTGATGATCGGGAGCAGCGAGCCCGGAACGTAGACCTCGTTCCAGTCCTTGACGCGCTCGCCCACGGGGCGGGTCTTGGCGACCTCGCGGCCGGTGGTCAGGAAGCCCTTGGGGTCAGCCATTGGTCGCCGCCTCCATCATCTTCTCGGTGGTCTCCTGTTCGGAGAGACCGGCGAGCTCAGCGGCGTCCTTGGCGGCGAGCACTGCCTTGTACGTGGACGGGATGATCTTGCTGAAGCGGGCCACCGCGGTGTCCCAGTCGGCGAGCAGCTTCTCGGCGACCGTGGACCCGGTCTCCTCCTGGTGGCGGCGCACGACGTCGTGCAGCCACTGCTTGTCGCTGTCGGAGAGTTCCTCGACCGCGCCGAGGTTGCCGACGTTGACGTTGTCGCGGTCCAGGTCGATGACGTAGGCGACACCGCCCGACATGCCCGCGGCGAAGTTGCGTCCGGTCTCGCCGAGGACGACGGCGTGGCCGCCGGTCATGTACTCGCAGCCGTGGTCGCCCACGCCTTCCGAGACGACGGTCGCGCCGGAGTTGCGGACGCAGAACCGCTCACCGGTGCGGCCTCGCAGGAACAGTTCGCCACCGGTGGCGCCGTAGGCGATGGTGTTGCCCGCGATGGTGGAGTACTCGGCGAGGTGGTCGGCGCCGCGGTCCGGGCGGACGATGACGCGGCCGCCGGAGAGACCCTTGCCGACGTAGTCGTTGGCGTCGCCCTCCAGGCGCAGCGTCACACCGCTCGGCACGAAAGCGCCGAAGGACTGGCCTGCGGAGCCGGTGAAGGTGATGTCGATGGTGTTCTGCGGCAGACCGGCGCCGCCGAACTTCTTGGTCACCTCGTGGCCGAGCATGGTGCCGACGGTCCGGTTGATGTTGCGGATCGCGATCTGGGCCCGGACCGGCTGGGCGGCCTCGGCGCTGTCCGCGTTCAGGGCGTCGGCGGCGAGCTTGATCAGCTCGTTGTCGAGGGCCTTGGCGAGACCGTGGTCCTGCTCGGTCCGCTGGTGCCTGACGGCGCCCTCGGGCAGCTCGGGGACGTAGAACAGCGGCTCCAGGTCGAGGCCCTGTGCCTTCCAGTGCGTGATCGCACGGTCGGTGTCGAGCAGCTCGGCGTGGCCGACGGCCTCTTCGATCGTACGGAAGCCCAGCTCGGCGAGGATCTCGCGGACTTCCTGGGCGATGAACTCGAAGAAGTTGACGACGTACTCGGCCTTGCCGGAGAACCGGTCGCGCAGGACCGGGTTCTGGGTGGCGATGCCGACCGGGCACGTGTCCAGGTGGCAGACGCGCATCATGACGCAGCCGGAGACGACGAGCGGCGCGGTCGCGAAACCGAACTCCTCGGCGCCCAGCAGCGCGGCGATGACGACGTCGCGGCCGGTCTTCAGCTGGCCGTCGGTCTGCACGACGATGCGGTCGCGCAGACCGTTGAGCAGCAGGGTCTGCTGGGTCTCGGCGAGGCCGAGCTCCCAGGGGCCGCCCGCGTGCTTGAGCGAGGTGAGCGGGGAGGCGCCCGTTCCGCCGTCGTGGCCGGAGATCAGGACGACGTCCGCGTGGGCCTTGGAGACACCCGCGGCGACGGTACCGACGCCGACCTCGGAGACCAGCTTCACGTGGATACGGGCCGCCGGGTTGGCGTTCTTGAGGTCGTGGATCAGCTGAGCCAGGTCCTCGATGGAGTAGATGTCGTGGTGCGGCGGCGGGGAGATCAGACCGACACCCGGGGTGGAGTGCCGGGTCCTGGCGACCCATGGGTAGACCTTGTGGCCGGGCAGCTGACCGCCCTCGCCGGGCTTGGCGCCCTGCGCCATCTTGATCTGGATGTCGTCCGCGTTGACCAGGTACTCGCTGGTCACACCGAAGCGGCCGGAGGCGACCTGCTTGATGGACGAGCGGCGCGCCGGGTCGTAGAGCCGGTCGGCGTCCTCGCCGCCCTCACCGGTGTTGGACTTGCCGCCCAGCTGGTTCATGGCGATGGCGAGGGTCTCGTGCGCCTCGCGGGAGATCGAGCCGTACGACATGGCGCCGGTGGAGAAGCGCTTGACGATGTCGGAGACGGACTCGACCTCGTCGATCGAGATCGCCGCACGGTCGCTCCTGAAGCCGAACAGGCCGCGGAGCGTCATCAGGCGCTCGGACTGCTCGTTCACCCGGTCCGTGTACTTCTTGAAGATGTCGTAGCGCTTGTTGCGCGTGGCGTGCTGGAGGCGGAAGACCGTCTCCGGGTCGAACAGGTGCGGCTCGCCCTCGCGGCGCCACTGGTACTCGCCGCCGATCTCCAGCGCGCGGTGCGAGGCGGAGATGCCGGAGGCGGGGTAGCCCTTGGCGTGGCGGGCAGCGACCTCCTTGGCGATGACGTCGAGTCCGGCGCCGCCGATCTTGGTGGCGGTGCCGTTGAAGTACTTCGCGACGAAGCCCTCGTCCAGGCCGACTGCCTCGAAGACCTGGGCGCCGCGGTAGGAGGCGACCGTCGAGATGCCCATCTTGGACATGACCTTCAGGACGCCCTTGCCGAGCGCGTAGATCAGGTTGCGGATGGCCTGCTCGGGCTCGATGCCCTCGATGAA
This sequence is a window from Streptomyces sp. NBC_01217. Protein-coding genes within it:
- a CDS encoding pyridoxamine 5'-phosphate oxidase family protein codes for the protein MTSSSWEEFHSAEPAFADTVRTRFQQYKHHVLATLRNDGSPRVTGLEVDFRLGEPFLGMMPNSRKALDLLRDPRFAVQANPGPDAEMADGDVRISGRAVEVTDPAVLARFIEEAKPPEPFHLFRVELTEVVRTGLEGGDTLVIQVWRPGHPLRTLRRGNDDGSLSETS
- the gltB gene encoding glutamate synthase large subunit gives rise to the protein MRSDAWSPMDGRPAQQGMYDPRNEHDACGVGFVATLTGVASHELVEQALTVLRNLEHRGATGSEPDSGDGAGILLQVPDAFLRDEAAFDLPEAGGYAVGIAFLPADDATEAVRKLEKISAEEGLKVLGWRHVPVTPDILGNGARATMPEFRQLFVTDGESTGIALDRKAFVLRKRAEREAGVYFPSLSARTIVYKGMLTTGQLEPFFPDLSDRRLATAVALVHSRFSTNTFPSWPLAHPYRFVAHNGEINTVKGNRNWMKARESQLASDLFGTEQLDRIFPVCTPDASDSASFDEVLELLHLGGRSLPHSVLMMVPEAWENHDSMDPARRAFYQYHATMMEPWDGPACVTFTDGTQVGAVLDRNGLRPGRYWVTDDGLVVLSSEVGVLDIDPAKVVRKGRLQPGRMFLVDTAEGRIIEDDEIKAGLAAEQPYQEWLETGEIELGDLPEREHIVHTHASVTRRQQTFGYTEEELRVILAPMARTAGEPLGSMGTDSPIAALSERPRLLFDYFTQLFAQVTNPPLDAIREELVTSLRSSLGPAGNLLEPTAASCRSVTLPFPVIDNDELAKLIHINADGDMPGMKAATLSGLYRVSGGGDALAARIEQICTEVDAAIEDGARLIVLSDRHSDAEHAPMPSLLLTSAVHHHLIRTKQRTQVGLLVEAGDVREVHHVALLIGFGAAAVNPYLAMESVEDLVRAGTFIEGIEPEQAIRNLIYALGKGVLKVMSKMGISTVASYRGAQVFEAVGLDEGFVAKYFNGTATKIGGAGLDVIAKEVAARHAKGYPASGISASHRALEIGGEYQWRREGEPHLFDPETVFRLQHATRNKRYDIFKKYTDRVNEQSERLMTLRGLFGFRSDRAAISIDEVESVSDIVKRFSTGAMSYGSISREAHETLAIAMNQLGGKSNTGEGGEDADRLYDPARRSSIKQVASGRFGVTSEYLVNADDIQIKMAQGAKPGEGGQLPGHKVYPWVARTRHSTPGVGLISPPPHHDIYSIEDLAQLIHDLKNANPAARIHVKLVSEVGVGTVAAGVSKAHADVVLISGHDGGTGASPLTSLKHAGGPWELGLAETQQTLLLNGLRDRIVVQTDGQLKTGRDVVIAALLGAEEFGFATAPLVVSGCVMMRVCHLDTCPVGIATQNPVLRDRFSGKAEYVVNFFEFIAQEVREILAELGFRTIEEAVGHAELLDTDRAITHWKAQGLDLEPLFYVPELPEGAVRHQRTEQDHGLAKALDNELIKLAADALNADSAEAAQPVRAQIAIRNINRTVGTMLGHEVTKKFGGAGLPQNTIDITFTGSAGQSFGAFVPSGVTLRLEGDANDYVGKGLSGGRVIVRPDRGADHLAEYSTIAGNTIAYGATGGELFLRGRTGERFCVRNSGATVVSEGVGDHGCEYMTGGHAVVLGETGRNFAAGMSGGVAYVIDLDRDNVNVGNLGAVEELSDSDKQWLHDVVRRHQEETGSTVAEKLLADWDTAVARFSKIIPSTYKAVLAAKDAAELAGLSEQETTEKMMEAATNG
- a CDS encoding glutamate synthase subunit beta, which produces MADPKGFLTTGREVAKTRPVGERVKDWNEVYVPGSLLPIISKQAGRCMDCGIPFCHNGCPLGNLIPEWNDYAYREDWTAASERLHATNNFPEFTGRLCPAPCESACVLGINQPAVTIKNVEVSIIDKAWDSGDVTPQPPERLSGKTVAVIGSGPAGLAAAQQLTRAGHTVAVFERADRIGGLLRYGIPEFKMEKSHINRRIEQMRAEGTKFRTEVEIGKDIDAAKLRRRYDAVVIAAGATVSRDLPVPGRELNGVHFAMEYLPLANKVQEGDLTVSPITAEGKHVVVIGGGDTGADCVGTAHRQGALSVTQLEIMPRPGEDRNANQPWPTFPMLYKVTSAHEEGGERVYSVSTTHFEGDEDGNVQALHLVEVEFKDGKLEQKPGTERTIPAQLVTLAMGFTGTDQANGLVQQFGLELDGRGNVARDADYATNVDGVFVAGDAGRGQSLIVWAIAEGRSAARGVDRFLTGASALPAPIRPTDRSLTV
- a CDS encoding acyl-CoA dehydrogenase family protein — protein: MDLSYTAEQESFRAEARRWLRTHVPAGPLPSLETAEGFAAHREWEAHLYADRWSVVSWPVEYGGRGADIFGWLMFEEEYYAAGGPGRVSQNGINLLAPTLFDHGTDEQRARVLPSMASGEVIWAQAWSEPESGSDLASLRSRAVRADGGWLLSGHKTWSSRAAFADRAFGIFRTDPGAARPHHGLTYLMFDLSAPGVSVRPIGRLDGRPAFAELFLDEVFVPDEDVIGEPGRGWRIAMSATGNERGLTLRSPGRFLAAADRLAALWRGHGDPSDTALRDRVADAVIGARAYQLFTCANASRFATGAAIGAESSLNKVFWSEYDIALHETALDLLGPDAELADSAWAEGYVFSLAGPIYAGTNEIQRDIIAERLLGLPKGRR
- a CDS encoding HutD/Ves family protein — its product is MAGSSAAAEGPAIGPRKIEESAPALVVLRAADRTATPWKNGGGVTREIAASPEGAPLDGFDWRVSLADVSRDGPFSSFPGVERTLTVVEGAGMDLVVGGEHHIVDEQYWPHDFPGDLETEGRLLGGPVVNVNVMYRRERTSAQVAVVRGTVRLSAPRGGAVLAIALEDGAVIDGQDIGLDRYDALLVEGESPRVLRTQGWALVVTLSGPSG
- a CDS encoding rhomboid family intramembrane serine protease; the protein is MDAAVTTCYRHPSYETYVSCTRCERFICPDCMREAAVGHHCVECVKEGQRSIRQARTVFGGAVPRSAVPLVTYVLMGLNILAYLGELVRPGIVDRFEMLGAGLNGPDGARYVYEPGSFPGFDAVGVVDGEWYRLLTGAFLHLPPDESSFGSVPFGVLHILVNMYALWNLGRVVEEQLGRARYLALYLLSALGGSVLVYLIAPSAGTVGASGAVFGLGAAFYVINRRLGRDMQAVNRFMAGFLIWMLVSAGFTSWQGHLGGLLTGGIVMVAYAYAPAKRRTAVQAAACVVLLAVLVLLVVLKTSALSG
- a CDS encoding acyl-CoA dehydrogenase family protein, which translates into the protein MRFLLADEQRDFARSLDAMLTASDTPAVIRDWAAGNHGPGRALWTRLARAGVFALAVPEAYEGLGPLPVELAVAFTELGRHAVPGPVVETVAAGMLLGDVGGAAAKEWLPRLASGAASVTLRMDGYGPYALDADAVDAVFAVSGDELWLAPGPGALSVSCDPARRLWRPEPGGELLASGPRVARAAERAGRWAAFATAAQALGTGEALLRATVAYVKQRTQFGAAIGSFQAVKHRLADALTGLEFARPLLYGAALALTGEEAPGAGAQVAAAKVTAGEAGYAAARAALQLHGAVGYTQELDLSLWLRKARPLRDAWGTPGACRARVLADGPAAPAARPPVSGGFAQ